One window of the Niallia circulans genome contains the following:
- a CDS encoding carbohydrate kinase family protein → MSDVTALGEILIDFTPQGENEQGFSMFVANPGGAPGNVLVALSCLGLRTEFIGCIGKDHFGELLVSTLQNKGVQTNGIVYSPIKTTLAFVHIDHQGDRSFDFYRQPGADMMLSKDDVDLSLIADAKIFHVGSISMTNEPAREATLLALNYAKEQQKIISFDPNLRPLLWQSLEEAKEQIEVVLHFADIVKVSEEELAFLTDTTDIFSGAKQLYKEFHLRLLFVTVGDKGSYAYGEDGLVFVPGAAVKAIDTTGCGDAFLAGVLYELLKRDLLNFKISEDILKQILNFGNAMGAYVATNKGGIPAMPTLHQIEDFIVVNKKEKK, encoded by the coding sequence ATGAGCGATGTAACAGCGTTAGGAGAAATTTTAATTGATTTTACTCCCCAAGGTGAAAATGAACAAGGGTTTTCTATGTTTGTTGCCAATCCAGGTGGGGCTCCGGGGAATGTTCTAGTGGCTTTATCCTGTTTGGGGCTGAGAACAGAATTTATTGGGTGTATAGGGAAGGATCATTTTGGGGAATTACTCGTTTCCACTTTACAGAATAAAGGAGTGCAAACAAATGGAATTGTTTATTCCCCAATAAAAACGACACTAGCATTTGTGCATATTGATCATCAGGGGGATCGTTCATTTGATTTTTATAGACAGCCTGGTGCAGACATGATGTTATCTAAAGATGATGTGGATTTATCATTAATAGCAGATGCAAAAATATTCCATGTAGGATCAATATCCATGACAAATGAGCCAGCAAGAGAAGCAACTTTATTAGCATTAAATTATGCAAAAGAACAGCAAAAGATTATTTCATTTGATCCAAATCTTCGTCCATTACTATGGCAAAGCTTAGAGGAGGCAAAAGAACAAATCGAAGTAGTCTTGCATTTTGCAGATATAGTCAAAGTTTCGGAAGAAGAATTAGCATTTTTAACGGATACAACAGATATTTTTTCAGGAGCAAAGCAGTTATATAAAGAGTTTCATTTACGGCTGCTTTTTGTAACAGTGGGAGATAAGGGAAGCTATGCATATGGAGAGGATGGCTTAGTATTTGTCCCAGGAGCAGCTGTAAAAGCTATTGATACAACTGGATGCGGAGATGCATTTCTTGCTGGCGTTCTATATGAATTATTAAAGAGGGATCTATTGAATTTTAAAATAAGCGAAGATATATTAAAGCAAATATTGAATTTCGGAAATGCGATGGGAGCATATGTGGCAACAAATAAAGGTGGAATTCCAGCCATGCCTACTCTTCACCAAATCGAAGACTTTATAGTAGTCAATAAAAAGGAAAAAAAATGA
- a CDS encoding glycoside hydrolase family 32 protein, giving the protein MRKRILTAVLSVTWLLTGCSINQMGKEEKNLDGLRPDNMEAATSDYYTELYRPQYHFSTPSGNLADPNGLIYFAGEYHLFHQKNGNWAHAVSKDLLHWEHLPIALEHDQLGQALSGSAVVDWNDSTGFFEGKAGLVAIYTNTEGGESQSIAYSKDNGRTWERYKGNPVIPNPGIKDFRDPKVFWHESTKKWVMVVSTNQSVTFYRSDNLIDWEFQSQFGDKEGSHAAVWECPDLFELPVDGDENKKKWVLQVSVGDNEETNGSTAQYFIGEFDGTKFINDNAPETILTTDFGQDFYAAQSFSDIPEKDGRRIWLGWMANWRYPYQSPTEPWKGSMSIPRELYLKTVKDGNIKLFQEPVRELESLRVNHIAIDPMEVNGEQAIADFSGTTYEFEAVLEWENLEEFGIRVRQSEDENTVIGVNTKENKLFLDRSRAGLETILDRNGNPFQFGNNHTTTYPIEEKRIKIRGFVDESSVEVFINDGEYVFTNLIYSQPTSNGIELYTKGGSMKVASLEFYPLYSTWRERPKEEEVERIVVSSEYLTLKEGEIQTIKAILKPDWIKSSSPFSWDIAEQDIIDITESTDEGKGIFVKALKPGVTNIQVKHPETELTKEVKIRVIK; this is encoded by the coding sequence TTGAGAAAAAGAATATTAACGGCTGTTTTGTCTGTTACATGGCTATTAACGGGCTGTAGTATCAACCAAATGGGAAAGGAAGAGAAAAATTTGGATGGCTTGAGACCGGATAACATGGAAGCTGCCACTTCCGATTATTATACAGAATTGTATCGACCCCAATACCATTTTTCAACCCCTTCTGGAAACTTAGCTGACCCTAATGGACTCATCTATTTTGCGGGAGAGTATCATCTGTTTCATCAAAAAAATGGTAATTGGGCACACGCGGTGAGCAAGGATTTATTACATTGGGAACATTTGCCGATTGCATTAGAACATGACCAATTAGGGCAAGCATTATCTGGAAGTGCTGTGGTGGATTGGAATGATTCCACAGGATTTTTTGAAGGGAAAGCCGGGTTAGTTGCCATCTATACAAATACAGAGGGAGGAGAATCCCAAAGCATTGCTTATAGTAAAGATAATGGGAGAACATGGGAAAGATATAAAGGAAACCCGGTTATCCCAAACCCAGGAATAAAGGATTTTCGTGATCCAAAAGTATTTTGGCATGAGAGCACTAAAAAATGGGTAATGGTTGTTTCGACAAATCAAAGTGTGACGTTTTATCGTTCTGATAATTTGATTGACTGGGAGTTTCAGAGTCAATTTGGGGATAAGGAGGGATCTCATGCAGCTGTATGGGAGTGTCCTGATTTATTTGAATTGCCTGTAGATGGTGATGAGAATAAGAAGAAATGGGTATTGCAAGTTAGCGTTGGAGATAATGAAGAAACAAATGGATCAACTGCTCAATATTTTATTGGAGAGTTTGACGGAACAAAATTTATTAATGATAATGCCCCAGAAACTATTTTAACAACAGATTTTGGGCAAGACTTTTATGCGGCTCAATCCTTTTCTGATATCCCGGAAAAAGATGGGCGCCGAATATGGTTAGGCTGGATGGCGAATTGGAGATATCCTTATCAATCGCCGACAGAACCATGGAAGGGATCTATGTCAATTCCACGTGAACTATATTTGAAAACCGTTAAGGATGGAAATATTAAATTATTTCAAGAACCGGTTAGAGAGTTAGAAAGTTTACGTGTCAATCATATTGCTATTGATCCTATGGAGGTAAATGGGGAGCAGGCAATTGCTGACTTTTCGGGTACTACTTATGAATTTGAAGCTGTGCTGGAATGGGAAAACTTAGAGGAATTCGGTATTCGCGTTCGACAATCAGAGGACGAAAATACGGTTATAGGTGTAAATACAAAAGAGAATAAACTATTCTTAGATAGATCTCGTGCTGGGTTAGAAACGATATTGGATCGAAATGGGAATCCATTTCAATTTGGGAATAACCATACAACTACTTACCCTATTGAGGAGAAGCGAATAAAGATTAGAGGATTTGTTGATGAATCTTCTGTTGAGGTGTTTATAAACGATGGGGAATATGTCTTTACGAATTTAATCTATTCCCAGCCTACGAGCAACGGGATAGAGCTATATACAAAAGGTGGAAGCATGAAGGTTGCTTCACTAGAATTTTATCCTTTATATTCAACATGGAGAGAGCGCCCAAAGGAAGAGGAAGTCGAACGTATAGTAGTAAGTTCGGAATATTTAACTCTTAAAGAAGGAGAAATCCAAACTATTAAAGCGATTTTAAAGCCAGATTGGATTAAGAGCAGTTCTCCTTTTAGTTGGGACATCGCTGAACAAGACATAATCGATATAACGGAGTCTACTGACGAAGGAAAAGGTATTTTCGTTAAAGCATTAAAACCAGGCGTAACAAACATACAGGTTAAGCATCCTGAAACGGAACTTACAAAGGAAGTAAAAATAAGGGTAATAAAATAA
- a CDS encoding glycoside hydrolase family 32 protein, with translation MKKPAKHTQKVLFLLCLIILVGILLFWHQITKVFTETVDQQEKTVVSDGQSYRAKYHFTTPDKWKNDPQKPIYLDGYYHYYYLYNGDYPDGNGTEWRHAISKDLVHWKDKGIAIPKYTNQNGDPWSGSVVVDKENTAGFGYGALIAIVTQPSANQQKQEQFLWYSLDNGNTFTSSSDTPIMENPGTDDFRDPKIIWSKEYRKWIMLMAEGTKVGFYESSNLKDWTYLSDFFTNDIGIVECPDLYYMQTNDGSFKWVLGASANGKTKNQPNTYAYWIGHFDGKHFTADHPEPQWLDYGLDWYAGVTFEDGSNSDDYKKRYAFAWMNNWNYADNTPTLQEGFNGMDSVVRQIQLKNNGENSYYLASQPIEAYNNLAKTNDYLKEIEVNGQKQLEMTGEIYQLETDISWTELDNVGLRLRESSDQTRYVNVGIFIKDNYSYVDRSFTEHPDQQNSHSESTAPFPAEQKQVHLKILVDKSSIEVFVDDGKVVQSNLIFPHAVDQGITLYSDGGTAIFKNMTITHLD, from the coding sequence TTGAAGAAACCAGCAAAGCACACACAGAAAGTCCTATTTCTCTTATGCCTTATTATACTTGTCGGCATCCTCTTATTTTGGCATCAAATCACTAAGGTTTTTACTGAAACAGTAGACCAGCAAGAAAAGACCGTTGTTTCTGATGGTCAATCCTATCGTGCCAAATACCATTTTACTACTCCGGACAAGTGGAAAAACGACCCGCAAAAACCAATCTATTTAGATGGTTACTATCATTATTATTATCTTTACAATGGTGATTATCCTGATGGTAATGGTACAGAATGGAGACATGCTATATCAAAAGATTTAGTGCACTGGAAGGATAAAGGAATTGCCATTCCAAAATACACGAATCAAAATGGAGACCCTTGGTCAGGTTCTGTCGTTGTTGATAAGGAAAATACTGCCGGATTTGGATATGGAGCACTTATCGCAATCGTCACTCAGCCGTCAGCTAATCAGCAAAAACAAGAACAGTTCTTGTGGTATAGCCTCGATAATGGAAATACATTCACTTCATCTAGCGATACACCTATTATGGAAAACCCCGGAACCGATGATTTTCGTGATCCCAAAATCATTTGGTCAAAAGAGTATCGTAAATGGATAATGTTAATGGCAGAAGGAACAAAGGTTGGTTTTTATGAATCCTCTAATCTGAAAGATTGGACATATCTCAGCGATTTCTTCACAAACGATATAGGAATTGTGGAATGTCCGGACCTTTACTATATGCAGACAAATGATGGGAGCTTCAAATGGGTGCTTGGTGCGAGCGCAAATGGAAAAACAAAGAATCAGCCTAATACTTATGCTTATTGGATTGGTCATTTTGATGGAAAGCATTTTACAGCTGATCATCCAGAACCCCAATGGCTTGATTATGGTTTAGATTGGTATGCTGGAGTGACATTTGAGGATGGAAGCAATAGTGATGATTACAAAAAAAGATATGCTTTTGCATGGATGAATAATTGGAATTATGCCGACAATACCCCTACATTACAAGAAGGCTTTAATGGAATGGATTCTGTTGTGCGACAAATTCAATTAAAAAATAATGGGGAAAATTCCTATTATTTAGCTTCCCAACCAATCGAAGCATACAACAACCTAGCCAAGACGAACGATTATCTAAAGGAAATAGAAGTAAATGGCCAAAAGCAACTAGAGATGACAGGAGAAATTTATCAACTAGAGACAGACATCTCATGGACAGAGTTAGATAATGTCGGTTTAAGACTTAGAGAATCTTCTGATCAAACGCGATATGTGAATGTAGGAATATTTATAAAAGATAACTACTCGTATGTAGATCGTTCTTTTACCGAACATCCAGATCAGCAGAATTCACATTCAGAAAGTACAGCACCCTTTCCTGCTGAACAAAAACAAGTACATTTAAAGATCCTTGTTGATAAAAGTAGTATCGAGGTTTTTGTAGATGATGGGAAGGTTGTGCAATCGAATTTAATATTTCCTCACGCAGTTGATCAAGGCATCACGTTGTATTCAGATGGCGGGACAGCAATCTTTAAGAATATGACGATTACACACTTAGATTAA